Below is a genomic region from Euzebya sp..
TCACGCCGCGTGTGAGGAACTCCGGGAACACCGTCGCGGTCTGGCTTGCGGCGAGCACGCTGGCGTAGAGCAGTCCCTGACCGATGAAGATGGCGCCTGTTCCGGCACCCAGCGCCACGAAGGCGCCCTCCCCTCCGATGATCGTCCGGAACGCTGCATACATCGCGATGCTGATGAAGAAGGCGGTCTGCAAGGCCGATGTGATGCTCTGCGTCAGCGGTATCGGGGTGGCCACCAGATCATCGACGAGGTGGATCCCGTTGGCGATGGCGAGGAGCAACAAGACCGTCCCGGACACCAGGGACAGCCCTCGCCAGCGGCCGGACCCGACATCCGGACGCGTACGCCACAGAGCCCATCCGATCGGGACGCTGAGCAGGACGAGGGCGGTGATCAGCCAGGGCAGTGGACCGCTGCCGGGGACCCAGTAGAGCTCGCCGATGATCTCGGCGGGGCGCCCGCCGATCTCGACGGGGACCGTCCACTCGTTGACGAGATGGCGCGACGCAGGATCGGTCTGCACGACGGGGGGGTTGGTCGTGGCCATCCAGTGGATCCGGTGGTCGTGCCAGGCAAAGGCGCCCTCGCTCGACACCTGCTCCCACCGCGGCTCGGCGTCACCGTCGACCCCTCTCGGCACGACCGTCTGCCCGTACCGGTCAGCGTTGAGGTACGTGGCAGGCGAGTTCTCATTGCGCCACGCGCCGTCGGGTCCGATGCGGAGGTACGGTTCGCCGGTGTAGCCGGCGACTGCTACCTCCTCCTCACCGTCGTTCCGCACCAACAGGTACTCGTCAGAGTTGACGATCTCGAACGTCACACCATCGTCCTCGGGGGCCGAGGTGATGACCGAGAGGAAGTTCGTCGCGTCAGACCCCCGCCCGTGGGCGGCCGCAGGGGACGCCGTGGCCATCAGCGCCATGATGCTGAGCATCACGGCCACACCGCCTCGTTGCAGTGCACGCATGGTGTCGCCCTCGATCGATGGGTGTGGCCGTGCTCTGGCCCGCACGTCTACATGTGGCCGCGCGGGTTGACCGGGCTGCCGTTCACTCGAACCTCCCAGTGGAGGTGGTTGCCGGTTGAGTACCCCGTCGTCCCCACGTAGCCGATGGTCTGGCCTTGGGACACCTGCTGGCCGACGGTGGATCCCAGGCGTGATTGGTGGGCGTAGAGGGTGGCGACGCCTCGCCCGTGGTCGATGATGACCGCGTTCCCGTAGCCGCCTCGCCAGCCGGCGAAGATCACCGTTCCGGCACCGGCCGCACCGATGGGCGTCCCCCCGGCCGCGGCGATGTCCATTCCCGCGTGCAGACGCGTGGTCCCTGATATGGGATGGGTGCGGTAGCCGAACTCCGAGGAGATCCGACCGCCGACTGGGATTATGAACCCACCCCCTCCACCGGTCGAACCGGCGTCCGGGTCTGCTGCTGTGGCGTCCCCAGATCCCGAAGGGTCTGGCGAGGAGGCGCTCGCCTCTGAGGACTGACCACGACCAACGGTTTCGGACGTGGCCTCCTCGGCTGCAGCCCGACGGGCTTGCTCGGCGGCGGCCGCCAGCTCCCGCTCGATCTGCGCCGATTCGGCCTCGAGGTCAGAGACCAGCGCCTCAGCAGATTCACGGTCAGCCTCAAGAGCCGCGAGAACCCTCCGCTTGTCCTCGGCTTGCGCGGTCACCTCGGCCAGCAGTTCTTGCTGATCGGCGACGAGTCGTGCCACCCGGTCACGTTCCTCCGCCGCGGCCACGCGCTGGTCGTCTTGCCGTGCACGGAGACGCCCGAACTCCTCCTCCGCTGCGGCGATCCGCGCCTGGAGGACATCGATCTCCTCATAGACGACTCGGTCGCGGCTGACGATCGCTTCCATGTACGTGGTCGCCTGGGCGAAGTCAGCGGCGTCTCCTGCACTGAGGACGGGGAGCGACTGACCCGGCCGAGCGCTGATGTAGGACTGCCGCACGCGGGCCTCGTACTCGCCTCGGGCGGCATCAAGTTCTCCACGGGTCAGCTCCAGCCGTTCGGCCGTGGATTCCAGCTGTGCGGTGGTTGCGGCCAGGGTCCGCTCGCGATCGGCCAGTTCGGCCTCGGCAGCGGCAAGCTCATCGTTGAGGGCCGTCAACGCGGCCTGGCGGGCCTGTTGCTCCGCGAGGATCGCATCGAGCTGCTCCAGGGAGACCTCGAGCTCACCACCAAGGCGCTGCACCTCTGCTTCAGCCTCCTCTATGCGGTCCTGGACCGCATCGAGGTCCGCCTCAGACTGGGCATCGACCGGCGCCACCGCCGCAGTGAGGAGCACGGCTGCAGCCAGTGCGAGGGCCGACAAAGCGCGCAGGGAGGCGCGGCGCAGGTGGGGAAGCACATCCATCGAGGCGTAGAAGCTACTATTGCCATGTCGTAGGACCGCTGGCCGACCGGACGGGTCGCATGCGGCTCACGGCGTGCGAGATACCAGCGTCCACCACAGGCCGGGCACGGAGAGACCGGCACGGCGATCGCACCGAGCTGCTCGACAGCTCATGCGCAGGGAGGGTTCACCGGCGGTCGAGCAGTTGTTCCATCTGTGCGATCTCACTGGCCTGGCTGGTGATGATCGCCGAGGCGAGCTCACGAACCACTTGATGATCGCTGCGCGACAACACCGCCTCAGCCATGCCGACCCCGCCACGGTGGTGGGCGATCATGAGCTGGAGGAAGCGCCGTTCCGCCTCCACCCCGGACGCTTGTGCCAACTCCCGGAGCTCCGACTGGCTCCCCATGCCAGCCATGGGCATGCCAGCCATGCCCATCCATGTCATCGGCGCCTCACTGCCGGCAGCCGGCAGCATCCACAGGTCCAACCACGCCTGCATCTGCCCGATCTGCGCCTGCTGGGACAGCATGATGTCCTCCGCCAGGATGCCGATCTCCTGGCTCGGGGCCGCTCCGAGGATGATGCCCGCCATCTCGACCGCTTGGGCGTGGTGGGCCGACATGTCTCGGGCGAACCCGGCCTCAGGCGAACGGTCCCCGGGAGTGGTCCGTCCGACCACCACCGTTGCCACAGCCGCACCGACCAACAATGCGACCACGACCACACTGACCATCCACCATCCGCTGAAGGAGCCTCCGGTGGAGTCGGTACATGGAACCGTGACGGGAGGAGCGGTCATGTGGGTTCGCCCACGCCGCGAGTACAGACTGCACCCGGCTCAGGGGTTTGCGGACCCTGCTGGAACGCACGTATGAAGTCCTCCAGCACAGGGTCGTCAGCGTCGTCGAGCTGAAGTTGCTTGCCCCAGGCTGACGCCACGATCGGTGACGGGAGGTCGTCCCTGGGGCTG
It encodes:
- a CDS encoding murein hydrolase activator EnvC gives rise to the protein MDVLPHLRRASLRALSALALAAAVLLTAAVAPVDAQSEADLDAVQDRIEEAEAEVQRLGGELEVSLEQLDAILAEQQARQAALTALNDELAAAEAELADRERTLAATTAQLESTAERLELTRGELDAARGEYEARVRQSYISARPGQSLPVLSAGDAADFAQATTYMEAIVSRDRVVYEEIDVLQARIAAAEEEFGRLRARQDDQRVAAAEERDRVARLVADQQELLAEVTAQAEDKRRVLAALEADRESAEALVSDLEAESAQIERELAAAAEQARRAAAEEATSETVGRGQSSEASASSPDPSGSGDATAADPDAGSTGGGGGFIIPVGGRISSEFGYRTHPISGTTRLHAGMDIAAAGGTPIGAAGAGTVIFAGWRGGYGNAVIIDHGRGVATLYAHQSRLGSTVGQQVSQGQTIGYVGTTGYSTGNHLHWEVRVNGSPVNPRGHM
- a CDS encoding DUF305 domain-containing protein, whose product is MVSVVVVALLVGAAVATVVVGRTTPGDRSPEAGFARDMSAHHAQAVEMAGIILGAAPSQEIGILAEDIMLSQQAQIGQMQAWLDLWMLPAAGSEAPMTWMGMAGMPMAGMGSQSELRELAQASGVEAERRFLQLMIAHHRGGVGMAEAVLSRSDHQVVRELASAIITSQASEIAQMEQLLDRR